From the genome of Triticum aestivum cultivar Chinese Spring chromosome 1A, IWGSC CS RefSeq v2.1, whole genome shotgun sequence:
GACTGGCAACGTCTTACTGCCTGTTTCCCCTTGCTCTCAGAGGAAGATGACTCAGTTAGCTGGCCTCACTCTGCTTCTGGGCGCTTCTCAGTGAAATCAGCCTACTCCAAACTTATCTCGGGTGCCCGTACTGCTAAATACAAAGACATTTGGCCTGCCCGTATTCCTCCTAAGATAATTTTTTTTTCTCTGGCAAGCTTCTCGTCGTAAACTTCCTACGGCTGATCAAATCAAGAAGAGGAACGGGTCGGGTTCTGATAGATGTGCTCTTTGTGGAGCTATTGAAAACACCGAGCATATATTTTTTCACTGCTCTTTGgctaaatttttctggagctgcaTTAGACTTTGGCTTCATGTTAATTGGAATCCCTCCTCTTTTGAGGACCCGCGGCGTTATGTTAACACTTTAGCAGGGCGATCTAAAAGGGTGTTCTGAGTAGGCTGGGCTGCGATCTGTTGGGCGCTCTGGACTACGAGAAATAAGTTCACTATTGAACACACTTTCCCGGCTAACCCTGTCAGTTGCTTATTTAAAGCCAATATCTtttttgcagcagtggagatcattgactaatgGAGGGGACCTAGAGGCCTTCGACGACATGCTATCTATGATGAGATCTACGGCGTCTTCAAGGATGGCTTAGTTTCGGCTTTCTTTGGGAATCTCTGCTGGCCTACGTGCCTTATTTGGCTGGTTGCCATGTACCTGTACTCTTTAACTATGTTGTGGTCGGAGTGTGTTGTTTGGTTGGCTCCGTTGTGACTCTGCCTGGTggttttatttataaagtcgggcgtatgccttttctctaaaaaaagaaGTGACCTTTCAGTGCAAATTGGAATGGATTCCATAATCACGGTGAAGCTGATCCAAGCTTCAGAGGTTGACAGATCGGTTTACTCGTCCATCGTCAAGGAGATTAGATATCTTATGTCTTTAAGAGAAAATTGTATTACTCATGTTCATCGTAGCCAAAATAAAGTTAGTGATAGCTTAGCAAAGCTTTGCTCGTATTGAGGGTAAAACCATGACCTGGTTAGGGGCTGGTCCTCCTGATACTTTGGTATTGGCTGCGATGGATTGTAAGGGTTCTGAAGTTTGAGTAATACAATTTTTCATCCCAAAAAAAAAGGGCTCGCATAAGTCATCAAGAAACGTGCGTCCAGCTCACTGGTAGTCTGGTACACAAGTCGAGCGAGGCACGGCTTCAAACCATGACGCAAGCGACGACGTCGAAGCCGTAGTGGCCGACCGCCCCGTCGATGCTTCAAATCCACTTCATATAATAGACATACCACACCTCAGCTCAGTCCTCACTGCAGAAACACCACACGATCTGAAAAAACCGACAGAACATGTCGTCGGGGAagcaggagacggcggcggtgcGCGTGCTGGGCAGGTGGCCGAGCCCGTTCGTGATCCGGGTGCTGATAGCTCTTGGGCTCAAGGGCGTGGACCACGAGctcgtggaggaggcggcgggcaaCAAGAGCGAGCTGCTGCTCGCCTCCAACCCCGTGCACAAGAAGATCCCCGTGCTCCTGCACCACGGCAGGCCCGTCTCCGAGTCCCTCATCATCGTCCAGTACGTCGACGAGGCCTGGGCCTCCCAAGCCCCGGCGCTCATCCCGTCCGACCCCTACGCCCGCGCGGCCGAGCGGTTCTGGGCCCAGTACGTCGACGACAAGGTAAAAAGACAAGGCAATCCAGTTCCGATTTTTGCTTTGATCCTCTCAGTTCTCTCAGAAACAAAATGATGGTATGAGATTANNNNNNNNNNNNNNNNNNNNNNNNNNNNNNNNNNNNNNNNNNNNNNNNNNNNNNNNNNNNNNNNNNNNNNNNNNNNNNNNNNNNNNNNNNNNNNNNNNNNNNNNNNNNNNNNNNNNNNNNNNNNNNNNNNNNNNNNNNNNNNNNNNNNNNNNNNNNNNNNNNNNNNNNNNNNNNNNNNNNNNNNNNNNNNNNNNNNNNNNNNNNNNNNNNNNNNNNNNNNNNNNNNNNNNNNNNNNNNNNNNNNNNNNNNNNNNNNNNNNNNNNNNNNNNNNNNNNNNNNNNNNNNNNNNNNNNNNNNNNNNNNNNNNNNNNNNNNNNNNNNNNNNNNNNNNNNNNNNNNNNNNNNNNNNNNNNNNNNNNNNNNNNNNNNNNNNNNNNNNNNNNNNNNNNNNNNNNNNNNNNNNNNNNNNNNNNNNNNNNNNNNNNNNNNNNNNNNNNNNNNNNNNNNNNNNNNCAAACGTGTGCTCACTGGTCAATGGATGCGCAGTTTCCTACGGCGATCCGGGTCCTGAGGGGAAGGCTGGACGGAGACAAGGAAGAAGCGGCGGCTCAGGTGTGCGCCGCTCTGCAGCACCTGGAGGTGGCCTTCGTCGAGTGCGGCCAAGGGAAGGATTActtcggcggcgacggcgtcggttACCTGGACATTGCTCTCGGGTCGCACCTCGGATGGGTCAGGGCGGTAGAGAGGATCGCTGAAATCAGGCTGCTCGACGCGGCCAAGGTTCCTAAGCTGGCGGCGTGGGCGGATCGGTTCTGCGCCCACCCGGCGGTGGCGAACGCCATGCCTAACGTGGACAGGTTCGTGGAGTTCAGCGTCAAGAATGACGGCGTTCTGAAGGCGGCTAGTGCTAATTCCAAGTGAGCGAACTGTTGTGGGCACTAGACAGCGCTCGATGGCATAGCCAGAATAAGTAACCTGCTGGCTGTTGGTGTAAACCCTCTTTTATTATATGGCAATTGATAAATCTCGAATGTTTGGATTTTAAGGTGGCAATCCAAAAGTTTTTCATGCAACTTTAGTTCACGCAAAGTTGACAAACATGACAATTTTCTGACAAAAAAATAAACTGAGACAAAGTTGTTATGTTTTAACAACTAAAGTTACCACCTCATGTCAACTAAACTTGCCATGAAAAAATGTTTGGGAtgacatgcttaaaatccgaacattcAAGATTTATCAGGGTCTTTTTTATATAATGAAGAAAAGAGCTCTCGGTGCAATGCAGCTCGATACTGTTCAGGAATAACTAGAGGAACTTATGATAAGAAAAATAACTACATAAACCTGCTCGCTTTTTTATGTTTTTATATATAATTAGTTTTTTAATACAGTACAAACTTAGACGTTCATACATACGCACATATATTTACCCTtatgaacgcacgcacgcacatcCTACCTATATAAGCATCTTCGCAAGACTAAGCCAACACATCATCTTTGCCGTGCCCGATCATAACTTCCTTCGTTTGGCCTCTACTTTGTAGCTGCGCAATCATTTGTGTAACAGACCCGGAGTTTATCCGTTTATCCTAAATTAGAATTagatttttattttactttttccatCATCATTGCACCAGACTCATCTCATAAACCTATTCGCCAAAAAAAACTCATCTCATAAACCTTGCATTAGCATCATATTGCATTCAATGAAATGAAGATTTAATTAACTCTCAGTTTTTTATTAAAAACCCTAAAACCCTGATTATGCCAATTGTCCTAAATGCTCTTTCTAAACCATGATTTTTTTTGGCAATGGCCTCATATTTGTTATGTAGGCGCTAGCAATTGTTTAGTGATTAGAAGGacattttttggatttttggattaaaTCCTAATATTAATATTTATGGATTTAATTTCATATAAAATATAAATGGGTGCCCAAGAATGTTGAATTTTGTGTGAGGCTTGGAGTAAGCCCTTTGAGGTTGAATTCATTTTAAGCCCCCAAACCTATTTTAAGTAGGACCCCTACCAATTTATTTAATAAACACAATGCAGGCACTGTTCACAAACGGGTCAGGACAGCTAATCAGGAGATGTAGTCTAACTAACTGTCGTCAGCAGGCGCAACTTAGGGTCTCCACACCAAAGCAAGCCCAAATCCAGGTTTATTAACTTTCATTGTATGAGTTGTATCTTAGTAGAAAGAACTGTTGTATTCattccactggtagaaaaagggtcaaacgtgaagcacattagtgctggtttgaatttgagccgacactaatctgtacattagtgccggttccaacggctagccgggctgctctcattagtaccggttcgtggtgaacctttagcaccggttcgtgccacgaaccggtactaaagtgagtggtggcaggatgttgtcagtccggggcccctccagcacctttagtaccgagtcgtatcacgaaccggtactaaaggtcgtcctacatagacccttcatccacccgagctcgctctgttctttccctttcccctctcctctctgttcttttccctcttcctctcaagctcatcacacattttgcccaagatttgaagtcccccatccattcaaatgatcacaaaggttagcaactttttcctttcatctctcattgctagattagctcgtgcaatgctttatatagtgattgatttttgagtttagtaatttgggaggaattatatatatgtgctagtatttgatttatatgcaatttgaggtcaaaaataacacttagttttgcatatgtaggtgtggtttacttagtaccttctaaatctccgtcgtaaccaccgtcgatcgcttgcaacgtcctgtcgccggcaccaccttgtgatgagcctcttgttcatgaagttttatataaaaaatgatgtttgtgtgatttggatatatagttactcgtataattatcttacccatacgttgtttgttatgcatagtgccatggttttgatatccgtccccgtcggccctcgtctgggttatgattcggatgtggtatattctcttttaaaactattcattgcatttcgtgtttatgacaaattatgcccatcaagttgacatagatatttgtatgtaggaggtagttgaacccgaaattccaaccgaccctattgtcgagaggttaaatttagttgaaagagaaaacgaggatttgaaggaaaaattgaaaagaattaagggggagaagatggaactggagttgcatgttgccgatgtcgtcgatgatcacaagattaagatggagaaaatgcgcttgaagattagaaagattagaaaatatgccattcatagtgaggcttggtatcattatgctgttggatcaattgttaccttagttgcgatcttgatcgcatttgttgttgcatttaaattctttagctagagagttatttgtttgttgcatttaagtgttgtatgatctttatgtatgaactttatgtattgtattaatttgatgttttcggtgctgtgtattgaagatgagccggcaatggatgtacgatgaccgatgctctcccgagttcattaatggcgtgcgtacttttctgcttgcggctgggGCAAACAAGCGAGCAgatggttttatgcattgtccatgtgttagctgtaagaatggtcgcaattactctacgtcaagaaccattcacgtccacctgtttgagtccggtttcatgccccactataatgtttggaccaagcatggagaaagaggggttatgatggaagacaatgaagaagaagaggacgacgacagctatcctggccatgggttccctgaatacgatgatataacaatgagggaagaagctaagccggtaatgcgggaagaagctgagccggcaatgcgggaagaagctgaagaagaggcatcggatgagcccgttgatgatctaggtcgggccattgccgatgcaaagagaaactgcgcaagtgatttggagaagaagaagttgcagcgcatgttagaggatcacaaaaaattgttgtacccgaattgcgtaggtgacaagaaaaaactgggcaccacactggaattgctgcaatgaaaggcagagaatggtgtatctgacaagggatttggaaagttgttggtaatgataaaggatatgcttccaaaggacaacgaattgcccgagagtacgtaccaagcaaagaaggttgtctgccctctagggttagaggtgcagaagatacatgcatgccctaatgattgcatcctctaccgcggtgagtacgaggatttgaacgcttgcccggtatgcggtgcattgcgctataagatcagccgcgatgaccctggtgatgtcgagggcgagcgccccaggaagaagattcctgccaaggtgatgtggcatgctcctataataccacggttgaaacgtttgttccaaaacaaagagcatgccaaggcgatgcgatggcacagagaagaccgtaagaaagacggaaagttgagagtacccgctgacgggtcgcagtggagaaaaatcgaaaaaagtacaggaaggagtttgcagatgacgcaaggaacgtatggtttggtctaagcgcagatggcattaatccttttggggagcagagcagcaaccatagcacctggcatgtgactctatgtttgtataaccttcctccttggttctGCATGAAGCGGAACTTCATTATGATGTccgtgctcatccaaggccctaagcaacccggcaacgacattgatgtgtacctaaggccattagttgaagaactcttgcaactctggaatggaacaggtgtacatgcgtgggatgagTACATGGGgggagaatttgacctaaaggcgttgctgttcgtgaccattaatgattggcctgctctcagtaacctttcaggacatacaaacaagggataccgtgcatgcacgcactgtttggacgataccgacagtatatatttggctaattgtaagaagaatgtgtacctgggacatcgtcgatttcttccgagaaggcatcccgtaagaaagaaagggaagcatttcaaaggtgaggcggatcaccagacgaagcctcgccaccgtactggtgctgatgtacatgttatggtcaaggatttgaaggtggtctttgttggaaatatgccctagaggcaataataaattagttattattatattatatttcattgctcatgataatcatttattatccatgctagaattgtattgataggaaactcagatacatgtgtggatacatagacaacaccatgtccctagtaagcctctagttgactagctcgttgatcaatagatggttacggtttcctaaccatggacattggatgtcgttgataacaggatcacatcattaggagaatgatgtgatggacaagacccaatcctaagcctagcacaaagatcgtgtagttcgtatgctaaagcttttctaatgtcaagtatcatttccttagaccatgagattgtgcaactcccggataccgcaggaatgctttgggtgtaccaaacatcacaacgtaactgggtggctataaaggttcactacaggtatctccaaaaatgtctgttgggttggcacgaatcgagactgggatttgtcactccgtgtaaacggagaggtatctctgggcccactcggtaggacatcatcataatgtgcacaatgtgatcaaggagttgatcacgggatgatgtgttacggaacgagtaaagagacttgccggtaatgagattgaacaaggtatcggggtaccgacgatcgaatctcgggcaagtatcgtaccgatggacaaagggaattgtatacgggattgattgaatccttgacatcgtggttcatccgatgagatcatcgtggagcatgtgggagccaatatgggtatccagatcccgctattggttattgaatggagagttgtctcggccatgtctgcatgactcccgagcccgtagggtctgcacacttaaggttcgatgacgctagggttataggaaatagatgtacgtggttaccgaatgttgttcggagtcccgaatgagatctcggatgtcacgaggacctccggaatggtctggaggtaaagatttatatatgggaagtcatcatacggtcaccggaataattcgggggttaccggtattgtaccgggaccaccggaggggttccgggggtccaccgggagggtccacctgccccggagggccctatgggctgtatgtgaagagggaccagccccttagtgggctgggcgcctcccccctagggcccatgcgcatagggtttgggggaaccctaaagggggggcgccccccttgccttggggggcaaggcaaccccccttggccgccgccccctcctcagattgtatctgagggggccgggccccctctcccttgcccctatatatatgtgggggttgggagggcagccgcacccaagttctggcacagccctcccctctcccaagtcctcctcgtctctcgtagtgcttggcgaagccctgctggagtcccgcactcctccaccaccaccactccatcgtgctgctgctggatggagtcttccccaacctctccttctcctcttgctggatcaaggcataggagacgtcaccgggctgtacgtgtgttgaacgcggaggtgccgtccgttcggcactaggatcatcggtgatttggatcacgacgagcacgactccatcaacccggtcacttgaacgcttccgcttagcgatctacaagggtatgtagatgcactccccttcccctcgttgctagattactccatagattgatcttggtgatgcgtagaaaattttaaatttctgctatgttccccaacagtggcatcatgagctaggtctatgcgtagtttctatgcacgagtagaacacaaagcagttgtgggcgtcgattttgtcaatttacttgtcgttactagtcttatcttgattcagcggcatcgtgggatgaagcagcccggaccgaccttacacgtacgcttatgtgagactggttccaccgactgacatgcactagttgcataaggtggctagcgggtgtctatctctcccactttagtcagatcagattcgatgaaaagggtccttatgaagggtaaatagaaattggcatatcacgttgtggttttcgcgtaggtaagaaacgttcttgctagaaacctatagcagccatgtaaaaacttgcaacaacaattagaggacgtctaacttgtttttgcagcatatgcctagtgatgtgatatggccaaaaggttgtgatgaatgatatatgtgatgtatgagattgatcatgttcttgcaataggaatcatgacttgcatgtcgatgagtatgaaaaccggcaggagccataggagttgtcttaatttatttatgacatgcgtgtcaacataaacgtcatgtaattactttactttattgctaaagcgttagccatagtagtagaagtaatagatgacgagacaacttcaagaagacacgatgatggagatcatggtgtcatgccggtgacaacgatgatcatggagccccgaagatggagatcaaaaggagcaaaatgatattggccatatcatatcactatttgattgcatgtgatgtttatcatgttttacatcttatttgcttagaacgacggtagcttaaataagatgatccctcactaaaatttcaagaaaagtgttccccctagctgtgcaccgttgcgaaggttcgtcgtttcgatgcaccacgtgatgatcgggtgtgatagattctaacgttcgaatacaacgggtgtaagccagatttacacatgcaatacacttaggttgacttgacgagcctagcatgtacagacatggcctcggaacacggaagaccaaaaggtcgagcatgagtcgtatagaagatacgatcaacatgagatgttcaccgttgatgactagtctgtctcacgtgatgattggacacggcctagtcgattcggatcatgtttcacttagatgactagagggatgtctatctgagtgggagttcattaaatgaactcaattatcatgaacatagtctaaattgtctttgcaaatatgttgtagataaatagctcatgttgtagctccctatttcaatacgttcctagagaaagattaagttgaaagatattgtaagcaatgatgcggactaggtccgtagtccgaggagtgtcgtcactgctacatagaaggcttacatctttgatgcaccgcttgatgtgcaaacccctacaacgtcgtctgtggatgttgtgaacacctgacaggcacatcctgatgactacttagtgcaccatactttacggcttagaatcgggattcgaatgacgttttgaacgccatagaacatatgaaatgttccaagagctgaaattgggattttaggctcatgcccgtgttgagaggtgtgagacctctgacaagttcttttgccaacaagatggaggagaatagctcagctagtgagcatgtgctcagaatgtctgggtgctacaatcacttaaatcaagtggggttaaacttccagataagatagtgattgatagagttctctagccactatcactaagctactagatcttcgtgatgaactatgacatgcaagggatgaaattg
Proteins encoded in this window:
- the LOC123125947 gene encoding glutathione S-transferase U17; translated protein: MSSGKQETAAVRVLGRWPSPFVIRVLIALGLKGVDHELVEEAAGNKSELLLASNPVHKKIPVLLHHGRPVSESLIIVQYVDEAWASQAPALIPSDPYARAAERFWAQYVDDKFPTAIRVLRGRLDGDKEEAAAQVCAALQHLEVAFVECGQGKDYFGGDGVGYLDIALGSHLGWVRAVERIAEIRLLDAAKVPKLAAWADRFCAHPAVANAMPNVDRFVEFSVKNDGVLKAASANSK